In Bacillus sp. DX3.1, the following proteins share a genomic window:
- the bacA gene encoding undecaprenyl-diphosphate phosphatase, with product MSDIILAIILGIVEGLTEFAPVSSTGHLILVGHLLGFEGTIRATTFEVVIQLGSILAVVVVFWKRLLSIVGIGKPVETTGPAKSHLNVLHVFIGILPFMIGGLLFHGFIKTVLFSPKTVVIGLVAGGILMITADLLHKNRSATLNLDSVTYKQALYMGLFQCLALIPGFSRMGSTLSGGLLVGMNHKTASEFSFIMAVPIMFAASGKDLFDNWSQLSASDLPLFITGFLTAFIVALIAIKFFLSLISKIKLIPFAIYRFVLAIMFWIFIL from the coding sequence ATGAGTGATATTATTTTAGCTATCATATTAGGAATTGTAGAAGGGTTAACTGAATTTGCTCCTGTTTCTTCTACAGGACACTTAATTTTAGTAGGACATTTACTTGGGTTTGAAGGCACAATACGTGCTACTACGTTTGAAGTTGTCATTCAGCTCGGATCTATCCTTGCGGTAGTCGTTGTCTTTTGGAAACGTCTGCTTAGTATTGTTGGAATTGGTAAACCAGTTGAAACGACAGGTCCTGCAAAGTCTCATCTTAATGTGCTACATGTATTTATTGGGATTCTTCCTTTTATGATAGGCGGGCTTCTATTTCATGGCTTCATTAAAACTGTTTTGTTTTCTCCAAAAACAGTTGTGATTGGACTAGTAGCTGGCGGCATTTTGATGATTACCGCTGATTTACTACATAAGAACCGTTCTGCCACATTAAATCTTGATTCTGTGACTTATAAGCAAGCTTTATACATGGGATTATTTCAGTGTCTCGCTCTCATCCCTGGTTTCTCTAGAATGGGATCGACGTTATCTGGTGGTTTATTAGTTGGCATGAATCATAAAACGGCTTCTGAGTTCAGCTTTATTATGGCTGTGCCCATTATGTTCGCAGCCTCTGGCAAAGACTTATTCGATAATTGGAGTCAGCTTTCTGCTAGTGATCTACCATTGTTTATTACAGGGTTTTTAACAGCTTTTATCGTTGCTTTAATCGCAATCAAATTTTTCTTGTCATTGATTTCTAAAATAAAGCTAATTCCTTTCGCGATTTATCGTTTCGTTCTAGCCATTATGTTTTGGATTTTTATTTTATAA
- a CDS encoding M23 family metallopeptidase, which translates to MWKKVVLILLATVLLIGWGSVFLVGGIVAVFAWWVMLVFSLFGVVILIISLIIIIYQLFKRRRVSQLTSAICILSIIAAWPCGWLIVIGQMAYPANIHSATPKAAIRLPINQSVLVGWGGNRLETNYNHAMAPNERWAYDLLIPPAGIKSSKLDDYGIFGVEVVAPASGTVVSVNNAEADLMPGTDNFESMPGNHVYIRLDETDTYLMIAHLKKDSVRVKVGQHIQEGMVIAQVGNSGNSSEPHLHIHHQRQDPSKTSMFLSEGLPLYFRDIDGPAMPEGGIRVKNGDEVPVGDVISPVS; encoded by the coding sequence ATGTGGAAGAAAGTCGTACTTATATTGCTTGCTACAGTATTATTAATAGGATGGGGTTCTGTTTTTCTAGTTGGCGGTATTGTAGCAGTTTTTGCTTGGTGGGTGATGCTAGTTTTTAGTTTGTTTGGTGTAGTTATTTTAATTATTTCATTGATTATCATAATCTATCAATTATTTAAAAGGCGAAGAGTAAGCCAACTAACCAGTGCTATTTGTATTCTCTCTATAATAGCAGCATGGCCATGTGGCTGGCTTATTGTAATTGGACAAATGGCTTATCCAGCAAATATTCATTCGGCTACACCAAAAGCAGCCATTCGTCTTCCGATAAATCAATCTGTGCTAGTAGGATGGGGCGGGAATCGTCTTGAAACGAATTATAATCACGCTATGGCACCAAACGAACGCTGGGCATATGACCTTCTCATTCCACCTGCTGGGATAAAAAGCTCAAAATTAGATGATTACGGTATATTTGGAGTAGAGGTAGTAGCTCCTGCCTCGGGAACGGTTGTATCAGTAAATAATGCGGAAGCGGACTTAATGCCAGGTACTGATAACTTTGAGTCTATGCCGGGCAATCATGTATATATACGTTTAGATGAAACGGATACATATCTTATGATTGCTCATCTGAAGAAAGATTCAGTACGAGTAAAGGTTGGACAACATATACAAGAAGGAATGGTGATTGCTCAAGTTGGGAATTCAGGGAATTCTAGTGAACCTCATTTGCATATTCATCATCAACGTCAAGATCCTTCTAAGACAAGTATGTTTCTTTCTGAAGGATTGCCACTTTATTTTCGTGATATTGATGGACCAGCTATGCCAGAAGGTGGAATTCGTGTAAAGAATGGAGATGAAGTGCCGGTTGGAGATGTAATTTCACCTGTATCCTAA
- a CDS encoding XRE family transcriptional regulator, whose translation MEKSFLSIQIGQRLRYHRQQRKLSLDDLAELTGVSKPMLGQIERGTSNPTVAILWKIATGLQIPFASFFAGDPSIRLLRVEEQPKFQEYDDLFEAHNTFASPGLPLETYRMRLLPSCRHLSEAHGIGAIKSLTVYSGILTIEIGSESYTLQKGDAISFSADARQIYQNPTDTICEFSMTIFYSNPHIQSL comes from the coding sequence ATGGAGAAAAGCTTCTTATCAATTCAAATTGGTCAACGTTTACGTTATCATAGACAACAACGTAAACTATCCTTGGACGACCTTGCTGAACTCACTGGCGTTAGTAAGCCAATGCTTGGACAGATTGAACGTGGTACCTCTAATCCAACTGTAGCAATACTATGGAAAATAGCTACCGGATTACAAATTCCATTCGCTTCATTTTTTGCAGGGGATCCCTCCATCAGACTTCTTCGAGTAGAGGAGCAGCCAAAGTTTCAAGAATATGATGACCTTTTTGAGGCTCATAATACATTTGCCTCACCAGGCCTACCACTTGAGACTTATCGAATGCGGTTGTTACCAAGTTGTAGACATCTTTCTGAAGCCCATGGAATAGGGGCGATAAAGTCTTTAACAGTCTACTCCGGTATCTTAACCATTGAAATCGGCAGTGAAAGCTATACTTTACAAAAAGGAGATGCCATCTCATTCTCTGCAGATGCTCGTCAAATATATCAAAATCCAACCGATACAATTTGTGAATTTAGCATGACAATTTTTTATTCTAATCCCCATATTCAATCCCTATAA
- a CDS encoding pyruvate kinase, with protein sequence MTIDRICTIGPASNNKDTLSKLIKNGMNIVRLNLSHGSHESHREVIDLVKSLDDSIKILGDLQGPKIRLGAIEGNEITLQAGDTFILYINSVLGSKNGASVDYSGIVNDVKAGNRILINDGQVELIVEKVDEEKIETKIKTGGNIASHKGVNLPGTIVNLPAITEKDKKDIHFLLQENVDFIACSFVRKPAHIKEIRNFAHQKKENPPNLIAKVETMESIQNFQAICNEADGIMIARGDLGVELPYHFIPLLQKAMINECNRTNTYVITATQMLQSMIDHSIPTRAEVTDVFQAVLDGTNAVMLSAESASGDHPVESIETLRLVSHFAEYVKKDAPFDMVDMLKLLSNSL encoded by the coding sequence ATGACGATTGACCGAATTTGTACGATTGGACCAGCCAGTAACAATAAAGATACATTGTCTAAGTTAATAAAAAACGGTATGAATATTGTTCGGTTAAATTTATCACACGGTTCACATGAAAGTCATAGGGAAGTGATTGATTTAGTAAAATCTTTGGATGATTCAATCAAAATTCTAGGTGACCTACAGGGACCCAAGATAAGATTAGGAGCTATTGAGGGAAATGAAATTACACTTCAAGCAGGAGATACCTTTATTTTGTATATTAATTCCGTCTTAGGAAGCAAAAATGGAGCAAGCGTTGATTATTCAGGTATTGTGAATGATGTTAAAGCGGGAAATAGAATTCTCATTAATGATGGACAAGTAGAGTTAATTGTGGAAAAGGTAGACGAGGAAAAAATAGAAACAAAAATAAAGACAGGTGGTAATATTGCTTCCCATAAAGGAGTGAATTTACCAGGTACAATCGTTAATTTGCCGGCTATTACAGAAAAGGATAAAAAGGATATTCATTTTCTTTTACAAGAGAATGTTGATTTTATTGCATGTTCATTTGTTCGAAAACCTGCTCATATAAAGGAAATTCGAAACTTTGCACATCAAAAAAAAGAAAATCCACCAAACTTAATTGCCAAAGTTGAAACAATGGAGTCTATCCAAAATTTCCAAGCTATATGCAATGAAGCAGATGGTATTATGATTGCAAGAGGAGATTTAGGAGTAGAATTACCTTATCATTTTATTCCGCTTCTACAAAAAGCAATGATTAATGAGTGCAATCGTACAAATACATATGTCATTACCGCAACTCAAATGCTTCAATCCATGATTGACCACTCTATTCCTACAAGGGCTGAAGTTACAGATGTATTTCAAGCTGTACTCGATGGAACAAATGCTGTTATGCTTTCCGCTGAAAGTGCATCGGGTGACCATCCGGTTGAAAGTATCGAAACATTGCGCCTAGTTTCCCACTTTGCCGAATACGTAAAAAAAGATGCACCCTTTGATATGGTAGATATGTTGAAATTATTAAGTAATTCTCTTTAG
- a CDS encoding protealysin inhibitor emfourin → MHIQFSCIGGIANFDLTFQADTVELPKEKAKKLLDLIKQANLFSFKPSQGEVATIKGADAFSYQLRIEDGKEQKSFSFTDVTAPQEVRPLLDYLRNLAIAEKMKE, encoded by the coding sequence ATGCATATCCAATTTAGCTGTATCGGGGGAATCGCTAATTTTGACTTAACCTTTCAGGCAGATACGGTTGAATTACCAAAGGAAAAAGCTAAGAAATTACTTGATTTAATTAAGCAAGCTAATCTTTTTAGTTTTAAACCAAGTCAAGGGGAGGTTGCTACAATCAAAGGAGCGGATGCTTTTTCTTACCAGTTAAGGATAGAAGATGGTAAGGAGCAAAAATCCTTTTCATTTACCGATGTAACAGCTCCACAGGAAGTGCGCCCCTTATTGGATTATTTACGTAATTTGGCTATTGCAGAAAAAATGAAGGAATAA
- a CDS encoding rhodanese-related sulfurtransferase, protein MSNNKPYRVLLYYMYTTIENPEEFAAQHLEFCKSLELKGRILVAKEGINGTASGTVEQAEKYMEVMKNDPRFAGIVFKVDEADEHAFKKMHVRPREELVTLRLHDDINPKETTGKYLEPKEFYEAMQQEDTVVIDARNDYEFDLGHFKGAIKPDIKSFRELPDWIDENKEMLEGKKILTYCTGGIRCEKFSGWLVREGFEDVGQLHGGIVTYGKDPKVQGELWDGQCYVFDERISVLVNQKEHIIVGKDHFTNEPCERYVNCANPECNKQILCSEENEHKYLRACSHECRVHPRNRYVKEHELTEEQVAVMLEKIEEENKIKQG, encoded by the coding sequence GTGTCAAATAATAAACCATACAGAGTGTTACTGTACTATATGTACACTACAATTGAGAATCCTGAAGAATTTGCAGCTCAGCATTTAGAGTTTTGTAAATCGCTTGAATTAAAGGGAAGAATTCTTGTGGCGAAAGAAGGAATTAACGGGACTGCTTCTGGAACTGTTGAGCAAGCGGAGAAATACATGGAAGTGATGAAGAACGATCCGCGTTTTGCTGGGATCGTATTTAAAGTGGATGAAGCAGATGAGCATGCTTTTAAAAAAATGCATGTTCGTCCTAGAGAAGAGCTTGTTACGCTTCGCTTACATGACGATATTAACCCAAAAGAAACAACTGGAAAATATTTAGAACCGAAAGAATTTTATGAAGCGATGCAGCAAGAAGATACAGTTGTAATTGATGCGAGAAATGATTATGAATTTGATTTAGGACATTTTAAAGGTGCGATCAAACCTGATATTAAATCTTTCCGCGAATTACCGGATTGGATCGATGAAAATAAAGAGATGCTTGAAGGCAAAAAGATTTTAACATATTGTACGGGTGGTATCCGTTGTGAGAAGTTTTCGGGCTGGTTAGTTAGAGAAGGGTTTGAAGATGTAGGTCAACTTCACGGGGGAATTGTAACTTACGGAAAAGATCCTAAAGTGCAAGGTGAACTGTGGGACGGACAATGTTATGTATTTGATGAGCGCATTAGCGTGCTTGTTAATCAAAAGGAACATATCATTGTTGGAAAAGACCACTTTACAAATGAACCATGTGAACGCTATGTAAATTGTGCAAATCCAGAGTGTAACAAACAAATTTTATGCTCGGAAGAAAATGAACATAAATATTTGCGTGCATGCTCACACGAGTGCAGAGTACATCCACGAAATCGTTATGTGAAAGAACATGAATTAACAGAAGAACAAGTAGCTGTCATGTTAGAAAAAATCGAAGAAGAAAACAAAATAAAGCAAGGATAA
- a CDS encoding M4 family metallopeptidase, with translation MPTKRCSHKNCQCFIVPNYVLENLAQNEVEAARISLAKSRQIRKRRILKEYDITGVVALTDAGTGPRGESARHVYDCKGGTELRVNEVRKEGDRSSGDTVIDHAYDYVGVVRDYFKNVFHRNSIDDKGLDLILNVHYGHNFQNAYWDGDEMVFGDGDGVIFTSFANSLDVIGHELTHGITQFTNGLEYEGQPGALNEHISDVFGIAIKQSYLKQTAQDADWLIGADIMGPTLKGQALRSMKAPGTAFDNKLMGKDMQPDHMKNYYQGDRDHHGVHINSGIPNKVFYLVSMEIGTEKAALIWYNATQSLFATTNFNQFAQIVIKAAQKLVESGEVPKTAAKTVESAFKTVGLPY, from the coding sequence TTGCCTACAAAACGTTGTTCGCATAAGAATTGTCAATGTTTTATTGTACCTAACTATGTTCTGGAGAATTTAGCACAAAACGAAGTAGAAGCAGCACGAATCAGTTTAGCGAAAAGTCGACAAATTCGAAAACGCAGAATCTTGAAAGAATATGATATTACTGGTGTTGTCGCCTTAACTGATGCAGGAACAGGACCACGAGGTGAATCTGCTCGCCATGTATACGATTGTAAAGGTGGGACAGAACTTCGGGTGAATGAGGTTAGGAAAGAAGGAGACAGATCAAGTGGGGATACTGTGATTGACCATGCGTACGATTATGTTGGAGTTGTACGTGACTATTTCAAGAATGTGTTTCACCGTAATTCTATTGATGATAAAGGACTTGATCTTATTCTTAATGTTCACTATGGACATAACTTTCAAAATGCCTATTGGGACGGTGATGAAATGGTGTTTGGTGATGGAGATGGAGTTATTTTTACCAGTTTTGCAAATTCACTCGATGTCATTGGGCACGAACTTACACATGGTATTACTCAATTCACTAACGGATTAGAGTATGAAGGCCAGCCTGGAGCTTTGAATGAACATATTTCGGATGTATTTGGAATTGCAATTAAGCAATCTTATTTAAAGCAAACAGCACAAGATGCGGACTGGCTGATTGGGGCGGATATAATGGGGCCAACATTAAAAGGACAAGCCCTTCGTTCAATGAAAGCACCTGGTACTGCATTTGACAACAAACTAATGGGTAAGGATATGCAACCTGATCATATGAAAAACTATTATCAAGGAGACCGTGATCACCATGGTGTTCATATTAATAGTGGCATACCAAACAAGGTGTTTTATCTTGTATCCATGGAGATTGGAACAGAAAAAGCAGCTTTGATATGGTATAATGCAACACAAAGCTTATTTGCAACTACAAACTTCAATCAATTTGCACAAATTGTAATTAAAGCAGCACAAAAACTTGTTGAGAGTGGAGAAGTTCCTAAAACGGCAGCCAAAACAGTAGAATCTGCTTTTAAAACTGTTGGACTACCTTATTAG
- a CDS encoding small acid-soluble spore protein H, with protein MNKQRAQEISASPVMANVTYNGIPIYIQNVDENNETARIYPLNEPNNEQEIPLSNLIEH; from the coding sequence ATGAACAAACAACGGGCACAAGAGATTTCTGCTTCACCAGTTATGGCTAATGTAACCTATAATGGGATTCCAATTTATATTCAAAATGTGGATGAAAATAATGAAACAGCTAGAATCTACCCTCTCAATGAACCAAATAATGAACAAGAGATTCCTTTATCCAACTTAATAGAACATTAA
- a CDS encoding DNA/RNA non-specific endonuclease, producing the protein MSIIRFDEFQKLNSALVAIQQQKALQRYIKRSNEREHIASELKTKSPFEVETPERIASRKALIHPRDGLAIERLIGQNDLFPISYLEAGLNAAKSVCRIEIRDSIGRVLGHGTGFLVSPSLLLTNNHVLDNEDMALFSLAEFNYELNLNLKERQIKSFRFAPKRLFITDVDLDFTLVAIEEESADGTKLSDFDFLPLLSQRGKALVGEYVSIVQHPSGAPKAVAIRENKITDIFDDYIHYSTDTMEGSSGSPVFNDEWIVIALHHAGVPDPNDNTKFISNEGIRISSILKFVTEQCHGLSDDKKKLVNDMLKDKKFIDHKLEEMLDEESTGYDTKFLGNNYEVPHPKFRSDLEQDIAPVKNGGNVLNYTHFSIVMSKSRRLAYYTAVNIDGKQLIDIKREKDKWHFDPRIETRFQCGSELYQGNDIDQGHLVRRRDPVWGNAAKEANEDTFHFTNCSPQHKNLNQKTWLDLENYILNNAENSKLKVTVFTGPIFRSDDIVYRGVQIPAEFWKIAVIVKEDESLSATAYLQSQKNLIDNLEFAYGEYKTYQIPVSKIEALTGLDFGNLRNHDPIARLESTIGHVIETSEDIKN; encoded by the coding sequence ATGTCTATTATACGATTTGATGAGTTTCAGAAATTGAATAGTGCTCTTGTAGCTATACAACAACAAAAAGCACTACAGCGTTACATCAAACGATCCAATGAACGTGAGCACATTGCTAGTGAGCTAAAAACTAAAAGTCCTTTTGAAGTAGAGACGCCCGAGCGGATCGCCTCTCGTAAGGCGCTTATTCATCCTCGTGATGGACTAGCGATAGAGCGTCTGATTGGTCAAAATGATTTGTTTCCTATTTCTTATCTTGAAGCGGGCCTGAATGCAGCTAAATCTGTTTGTAGGATTGAAATACGAGATAGTATTGGGAGGGTTCTCGGACATGGTACGGGATTTCTGGTTTCGCCTTCCTTATTGCTTACAAATAATCATGTTTTAGACAATGAAGATATGGCATTGTTTAGTCTCGCAGAATTTAACTATGAGCTTAATCTGAACTTAAAGGAGCGCCAGATTAAGAGTTTCCGTTTTGCACCCAAGCGTTTATTTATTACTGATGTAGACCTTGATTTTACATTAGTCGCTATCGAAGAAGAGTCTGCTGACGGAACGAAGTTGAGTGATTTTGATTTCTTGCCTCTCTTGTCCCAAAGAGGGAAAGCTTTAGTTGGTGAATATGTATCAATTGTTCAACATCCTTCGGGTGCACCAAAAGCTGTAGCTATAAGAGAAAACAAAATTACAGATATATTTGACGACTATATTCACTACTCAACAGACACGATGGAAGGTTCATCTGGCTCACCTGTGTTTAATGACGAATGGATTGTCATCGCTCTCCACCATGCCGGCGTTCCAGATCCAAACGATAATACAAAATTTATATCCAATGAGGGCATTCGAATAAGTAGTATTTTAAAATTTGTTACGGAGCAATGCCATGGTTTAAGCGATGATAAGAAAAAGTTAGTTAATGACATGTTGAAGGATAAGAAGTTTATTGATCATAAACTTGAAGAGATGTTGGATGAGGAATCGACTGGTTATGACACAAAATTTCTTGGTAATAATTACGAAGTTCCGCATCCGAAATTTAGATCTGATCTTGAACAGGACATAGCACCTGTAAAGAATGGAGGTAATGTATTAAACTATACACACTTTTCAATTGTTATGAGTAAATCACGTCGTTTAGCTTATTACACTGCGGTTAATATTGATGGAAAGCAACTGATTGATATAAAACGTGAGAAAGATAAATGGCATTTCGATCCACGTATTGAAACGAGATTCCAGTGTGGTTCGGAGCTATATCAAGGCAATGATATTGATCAAGGACACCTTGTACGCCGACGTGATCCTGTATGGGGAAATGCAGCAAAAGAGGCAAATGAGGATACGTTTCACTTTACAAATTGTTCTCCACAACATAAAAATTTAAATCAAAAAACTTGGCTAGATTTAGAAAATTATATTTTAAACAATGCTGAAAACTCTAAACTTAAAGTAACGGTGTTTACTGGTCCAATATTTCGGAGTGATGACATCGTTTATCGAGGAGTTCAGATACCAGCAGAATTCTGGAAAATCGCTGTGATTGTTAAGGAAGATGAGAGTTTATCTGCTACGGCCTATTTACAATCTCAGAAAAATCTTATTGATAATTTGGAATTTGCTTACGGTGAATATAAAACATATCAAATACCGGTTTCAAAAATTGAAGCATTGACAGGTCTTGATTTTGGAAATTTACGAAATCATGATCCAATAGCTCGATTAGAATCCACAATAGGTCATGTCATTGAGACTTCCGAAGATATAAAAAATTAA
- a CDS encoding HAMP domain-containing sensor histidine kinase, translating to MFGESDIKLKANLFQGIRMKFFIVFICSIVLATVCIVLFQSVIANTYGDVAKLEEEYSFLYFMIFLMLTSIFFYLFSKNMITRLEQINQSVNEISMGNLEVHIQTVKKDEIGSLATHINGMIESLKESIEKEQITQRMKNEMISNISHDLRTPVTSLIGYVDLVEKNLDVNQEDCYQYVAVLKRKSNELKNQIDDLLEYCHINYRERQLHKEIVGVRQLLEQVMIDFVPQLEEAEMNFHIECNQDLQIEADISLLIRLMQNVISNSISYGKTGKKIDIQILQEETSIVIKIKNYGKQIPEEDLPHVFENFYRGEKSRSAHTGGKGMGLAIAKSIAHIHEGDITVCSNKQETIFTIILPKHKVKL from the coding sequence ATGTTTGGGGAGTCGGATATAAAATTGAAGGCTAACTTATTTCAAGGAATTAGAATGAAGTTTTTTATTGTTTTTATTTGTAGCATCGTATTAGCTACTGTATGTATTGTATTGTTTCAAAGTGTAATAGCAAATACATATGGAGATGTCGCTAAATTAGAAGAGGAGTATTCTTTTCTTTATTTTATGATTTTTCTTATGCTTACTTCTATTTTTTTCTACTTATTTTCAAAGAATATGATTACAAGGTTGGAACAAATTAATCAAAGTGTGAATGAAATTAGTATGGGAAACTTAGAGGTACACATACAAACAGTGAAAAAAGATGAAATTGGAAGCTTGGCAACTCATATTAATGGAATGATAGAAAGTTTGAAAGAATCAATTGAAAAAGAACAAATAACACAAAGAATGAAAAACGAGATGATTAGTAATATCTCTCATGATTTACGGACGCCAGTCACATCATTAATAGGCTATGTTGATTTAGTGGAAAAAAATCTGGATGTAAATCAAGAGGATTGCTATCAATATGTAGCGGTTTTAAAACGAAAAAGTAATGAGTTGAAAAATCAAATAGATGATTTACTTGAATATTGTCATATTAACTATAGAGAAAGACAGTTACATAAAGAAATAGTAGGAGTTAGACAATTATTGGAACAAGTTATGATTGACTTTGTCCCCCAACTAGAAGAAGCAGAGATGAATTTTCATATAGAGTGTAATCAAGATTTACAGATAGAGGCTGATATAAGTTTATTGATAAGGTTAATGCAAAATGTAATTAGCAATAGTATTTCTTATGGGAAAACTGGAAAGAAAATTGATATTCAAATTTTGCAGGAAGAAACGAGCATCGTAATAAAAATCAAAAACTATGGAAAGCAAATTCCAGAAGAAGATCTACCGCATGTATTTGAAAATTTTTATCGAGGAGAAAAATCAAGGAGTGCTCATACTGGCGGGAAAGGAATGGGACTTGCTATTGCCAAAAGTATTGCTCATATTCATGAAGGTGATATAACGGTTTGTAGTAACAAACAAGAAACAATATTCACCATTATCCTACCAAAACATAAAGTGAAACTTTAA